The genomic stretch CCAAAAGCATTAGAGGGAAGAGTAATTTGATTTGTTTAGCTGTTACATTTGTGTTTCCGCTAAAACTTGATTTTTGCATTAGGCCTGGGTGAGTTTCGATAAATTCCGCACCATTTTTAAAGTATATCCATCTCATACCTAATGCCCAAAGCATGATTATCGACAAATGGAAGATTAACACCATTGGATTCATAGCTTTTGGGTTAAAGTATTCAAAAGTGCTTTGTGTTATTCCACTTAAGTTTCCAACCATCATAATAACCCAAGGAATATTGCCATAAATCATCAATCCCTTAAAGTATTTGTCATATCCTTTTTCTAATTCAGGATTTTGGGCAATATATTTCTTAGAGCGATATTTTAGAATTAGTCCGTTTGCAAAAGTTACCGCAATGAACATTATCCAAGTATGTTTAAATATTATTTCCATTTCTTCTAATTGGTGCTAACGGTGTGTATATGGTGCGCTGGGGATTTTATCCTTCCGAAGCTGGCGGTTTATTTCCAAGCCCAAGTTTTGAATCTGTTATATTTGCTCTGCTAAACCGATTCAAAACTTGGGCGATGGTTGATTTGGATTTGAGGTTTCATCACCCACCAAAACCCCTGTGCGCTATATATAGTGTTATCTCTTTTCATCGTTCTTAATTTCATCGAATCGATGAGTTTTGGTCTAATAGTCTAATCAACTTTTGTTCACGTAAATTATTATAGAATATAAATTCCTATTTATTGATGTCAGGTGCGTCCAATTTTAACGTTTAGCGATCACCGTTATTGAAAAAAATTTATGAAAGTCTGCGGCTTGAAACCATTTATGGTCACACTAAATTGAATTGAAAAAATGCTGAATCACGTTTAGCTGATATTCGTTTTTTTTCTTTGAAAATCGGAAGCCAAAAACCATTTATGGTCAATCCAATATTTTTGAAATTCCCAACCCTTCCGACACCCCAATTTTCAAATCAATGCTGAGTTAATTTTGACAAACTCTTGTTATACTTCTATTTATTAACACTTTACCTTAAAGTATTCACGCATATTTTCATTCTGATAACCAAGATAGACCGCTATTTTTAGCAGAGATAACGGCGAGGCTAGCAGCTGTAGTTTTGGTTCGTGCATTGGCCTGCGGGACTATTGCTGCTAGCCATTGTTGCCAGCAGTTTTTCTTTCCTTAAGGTTGTCAGTCAGTTCAATATTTTCAAAACCTGTTCTAATAGCAATTTCATCAAAGAGTTCATCAAGTTCAATTCGACTTATTCGATTTTTATTAAATCTAATTGTTTTATCGCCATAAATTGAGATAATACTTGTAAATCCATTAAGACTGATTTTATAGATTGACTTCCAATCAAGTTCGATCGTAAAAATACTTCGAAATGTTAAATTGTCTGGACCTATGAGCAGTCTGTCTCTGTTAACAAGAAGTTGAAACGCTAGTTCGGTTATGACAATCGAAATTCCGAAAATGAAAGTGACTAGTGCTGCAACCCTTAAATACCACACGGTTTAAAATCCGCCAAAACACCATTCAATTGGCTTCTTCCATCTTTCATTGTAATACTCAATGTAGTTGGTGATTTTTCTTTCCAAATTAGCAACCGAGTTAAATTGCCCATTGCGAATTACATGCTTCTGTAAGCGGCCAAACCAATTCTCTATTTGGTTCAACCAAGAGCAATGTTTTGGAGTATATTGAAATCTGATTTTATGGTCTTTATCCTCTAAAAATTCCATCCTAGACTTCATCGTCTTTAATATTCCACACCGGCCTTTCTTACCTAAATCACTGTCATAATTTATTTTATCAGCAATGAGCTTGACTAATGACTCTGATTTATGTGTATTAAGTTGGTCTGCAACAAAAACGATTTTTTTGTTAGGGTATTTATCGATGATCGACTCTATAAATTTACAAAAATCCTCCTCATTCCGAGTCTGTCCAAGTTGATATTTGGTGACCTCGCCGTCCATTATATTCATGCCTGCGATTAAACAGGTCGTTCCGTTCCGCTTGTATTCTGGGTCTACTCGCTTAACTTGACCGCTTTTCGCCGTGGTTATTTTTATGTTTTGTTTAGCTTGAATACCCGTCTTTTCATCCACAGAAATAGTCACAACGTCGTCTGATTGCTCCAAATAAACACTGCAAACATCAGAAACACGGTCATTATGCTCCTGTTGGTCACCTATTTTTGGATGTATCCAATATTCAGTTTTATGAGGACTTAATTCGTTTTTTTAAAAGTCGACCAACATGACTTGATGAGATTTCGATTCCCATTTTCTTCGCTTGCTCACTCAAAGACTCATGAGACCATTCAGTGATTGGAACATCATAATCTTGAGGGTCTTCACAACTCAATGTTTGCACTCGAATTTTTTCTTCGACAGTTAAACGAGGTTTCCTTCCGCTTCTTTTAGAATCAGTTAATCGTTCATGAATAAGTCGGATAAATTCAGCGTCTCCTATTTTATTTTGGGTTTCATCTAACTCATTGATTGCCTCCCATTTGTTAAGCCATCTTTTCACTGTGTTGGGATCTGCTTTTTCAGTTTTACAAATCTCTTTAAAGCTTAACCCTTGATGAAAAAGGTAAACAAATGAGGCTCGGCGACGAATATTTGAAGGCGTCTTCCCACTACCAATAATTTTAAATAGTAGTGTCTTTTCTCGCTCCGTCAGATCAATGACAATAGATGTTTTTCTTCCCATATAGTGATTCAAGAAAAAATCATGCTAAATTTAGGGGCTGTTGCACTAGCAAAACGAAATTCAAAATTTCGCTGTAATCACCTGTAAAATACAAAAAGGCTAGGACAGACAAATTCACAGAAATAGTGATCTTCGTTCTTATGCCTTTTAGTATAAATTCTTTTTGGTCCGGTTTTGATTTTGAAGATCTATTCTTGTAGCTCGTCCTGACGACATATGCTACAAATAGACTTAAAAGTGTTATTAAAGAGAATTTTAAAATCACAATTCTAATTCTATGTTGAAAGCTCGTTTGTGCCCAAATTGCTGGCAACGGTCTCGGCTATGAGTAGTTGCGTGGGTTAGCACTTAACTTTGCAAGTACACACCAAGTTGGAAATTCCGCAGGAATTTCCAAAGTAGACGAAAACAAGCAATTACTTATAGCCAATGTTGTGTGTAGTTTTTATTTTTTCTTATTCAGTATTTTTTGTATTTCCTTTTCTCTTTTATTGCGTTACGCTGTCGGTATTCTCCAATCGGTTCCCTCCCAATAGTCAATTATTTCATTCCACGCTTTTTGAGTTTCTGTCTTTAACCATTCGTTAAAAGAGTGATGATATTCAATTTTTTCTCCACCAATATTTTGAATTCCCTCAAATAATCCAACAACAATAAAATTCCTAACGTCTTTGTCTACATTAATATAAACGTCTTCAATGTTTTCAAATAGAAGGTCAAAATCAGAAGTTTGATTATCGAGTTTTTTTTCGACAACAAATCTGGAAATCGAACCGATATCTACATAAGGTATATTATCTTCTTGATTATAGTCTGAAAGGTCAACTTCTTTCATAAAATGTTCAGTCAGTTCTGCATTTCCTGAAATCAGTTTTTTAAACACCTTTTCAATTTCTTTATACTTGTATTTTGGTTCAATTACGTTCATTTTTCAAATTACACACAACGGTTAGTGTATGCGTAGTGGCGGATTTCGGAGCTCCTCGCTATCAAGACGAGATGATGTTGATGCGAACCACAAACCTTGATATTTAGTACTTTCCCCGCCATTACGTATGACACATTGTTAGCATTAGTTTTTCATGTTATTTTCATAGAAACTTGTAAATTTTTCAACCAAATCATCTAAGTTTTCTTTGTCAAATTCTCCAAATCCTAATGTCATAACGTGTCCTTTTACAAATTTAGAAAAAACAGAATTGAAGTTTTCAATATACGTTTGTGCATGTCCCTGTAATTCAATTTCTGCATTAATCATTTTAATCCAATGAGGTTCATTATTATCCTTATACACTAAATATGGAATACAAAAGGAACATATTTTGAATATTGCTCATTCTTTTCGGGATTAAGGTCATCATTCGGCCAAATCCTAAAATTGTCTTTCAAGTTTAATGTTTTTGCTTTAACAACTGTTGCATTTTTATTATCGCCAATTTCTTGAATGAATTTTCCATTGTCTTGAACGAAAACTTTAAACCAAGCTAAATCCCAAGCAGTCGCACCTTTATGATTTACTAAATTATAAGGATGAAAGATAGTGTCTACAGCAATAAAACCTCTTTGTCCAACTGTATTTTTTATTATTTCAACTACTGCATTCAAATCACTAATTGTCTGATATGGATTTCCTCCAATAAACCCATAAATATAATTATGCTCCCAATTTGATGGAATTTCAAATGGATTCTTATCTTCTGTCTGAGCTTTTGGTTTTTTCTTAAATATATTAAACATGATTAAGAAATTTTATGTCGTTGTTTTTAAATTAATGCTAACGGTGTGTATATGGTGCGCAGGGGAGTTTATCCTTCCGAAGTTCGCGGTCTAATCCAAGTCCAAGTTTTGAATCTGTTTTATTTGCTCTGCTAAATCGATTCAAAACTTGGGCGATGGTTGATTTGGATTTGAGGTTTCATCACCCACAGAAACCCCTGTGCGCTATATATAGTGTTATCTCTTTTTCATCGTTCCTAATTTCATCGAATCGATGAGTTTTGTTCTAATAGTCTAATCAACTTTCTGTTCACGTAACTTATTATAAAATATAAGTTCCGATTTATTGATGTCAGGTGCGTCCAATTTTAACGTTTAGCGATCACCGCTTTTTGGCATAAATGTATGAAAGTCTGCGGCTTGAAACCATTTATGGTCGATCTAATATTTTTAAAATTCCCAATCCATGCGACACCGCAATTGTCTAATCAACGCTGAGTTAATTTTGATAAACTCTTGTTATACTTCTATTTTTTTATACTTTACCTTAAGATATTCACGCATATGTTCATTCCAATAACCAAGATAGACCGCTATTTTTAGCAGAGATAACGGTCTCGGCTATGAGTAGTTGCGTGGTTTAGCACTTAACTTTGCAAGTACACACCAAACTGAAAATCCTCGCGGATTTTCAGAAGTAGGCGATAACAAGCAATTACTTATAGCCATTGTTGTAAAACGTTTTTTTATAATTCAGCTTTGTATAGGTTTTCCATATTTTTCAATGGCCTGCCTAATAATTTTTCTGTTTCTTTTTGTCCGTTTGCTTTTTGGTCAGAAGTCAGTTTTTTTTCTAATTCTTGTATTTCTTTTACAATCTGTTGTTGTTTAATGTAAGAGAAATCTTTTTTGAATTCATTGAATATTAAAAACCATTGGTAACTTTTAAACAAGTCTTTCTCTAATTCTCCTCCATCTCTGTACATTTGAGCAAGTTGTAATCTGACTGAAGTTATGTTACCACTTTTTGTCAAATTCTCTGGATTTTCAAGTTTGCCAAGTAGAGTTGCCCATTCCAACATTTTTTCCATATTCTTTTCAACTCCCATTCCTGAATAGTAGCAGTTGATAACATTCCACATACAAGTTCCATCTCCGTTTTCGGCACACTTTAGTCCAAATTCAAAAGCTTTTTTATAATCTTGTTCAACTCCGTCTCCATTTCCATAAGCCATCATCATTTGATAAAGTCCATCGTTAAATCCTTGTTCAGCAGATTTGGCAAACCATTCAATCCCCTTTTCAGTATTTTGCTCAATGCCAGCTCCAGCACGATAACAGTAACCTAAATTATATTGAGCTTCAGCATTTCCTAATTCAGCCGACTTTTTTAAAATCGGGATTGCCTCTTCAAATTTCTGCTGTTCAATTAATTTCTTTGATTGTTCATTTAATTCGCCCGCAGTTTGTCCGAAAACATTAATGCTTAAAAAAGTCAGAATTATAAATATTATTTGTTTTGTCATTCGTTTTTCAAAATGTTTTACAACGGTGTGTATATGGTGCGCTGGGGATTTTATCCTTCCGAAGCTGGCGGTTTATTTCCAAGCCCAAGTTTTGAATCTGTTTTCTTTACTCTGCTAAATCGATTCAAAACTTGGGCGATGGCCGATTTGGATTTGAGGTTTCATCACCCACCAAAACCCCTGTGCGCCATATATAGTGTTGTTCCTTGTCTTTTCGTCTTGCTTTAAGACTATGATTTTGTTATATCGATTTTCATTGTTGCATCTTTCAACAACATTACAACCCGCTAATCTTTTCACCCAATCAATTATCACACGGCTGTCTTTTCAATCTATTTTGATTTTGTCAGTTAACAAATGCTAAGGATTACCCCCCTTCTATAATCTTGAGCAAAATCCCTGTTGTAGTCGAGTCAATTTTAATTTTTGATACGTCTGAAGCATTTGAGTCTGCTCCTCTCCCACCAATAAAGTTTTCTACTTCTGTTGAATCACTGCTTCGTTTTGTTGATGATTGAAATTTTGGTATCCTCGTTTCGTTCTGTTTGTTGAAATCTGATGACCGACGTGGATTGGGAACAACGGTGTGTATATGGTGCGCTGGGGATTTTATCCTTCCGAAGCTGGCGGTTTATTTCCAAGCCCAAGTTTTGAATCTGTTATATTTGCTCTGCTAAACCGATTCAAAACTTGGGCGATGGTTGATATGAATATGATGTTTCATCACCCACAGAAACCCCTGTGCGCTATATATAGTGTTATCTCTTTTCATCGTTCTTAATTTCATCGAATCGATGAGTTTTGCTCTATTAGTCTCATCAACTTTCTGTTCACGTAACTTATTATAAAATATAGGTTCCGATTTATTGATGTCAGGTGCGTCCAATTTTAACGTTTAGCGATCACCGTTGTTGAAAAAAATGTTTGAAAGTCTGCGGCTTGAAACCATTTATGGTCACGCTAAATTGAATTGAAAAAATGCTGAATCACGTTTTGCTGTTGTTCGTTTTTCTGCTTTGAAAATCGGAAGTCAAAAACCATTTATGGTCGATCTAATATTTTTGAAATTCCCGATTTATGCGACACCGCGATTGTAAAATCAATGCTGAGTTAATTTTGACAAACTCTTGTTAATCTTCTATTTATTAACACTTTACCTTAAAGTATTCAAGCATATGTTCATTCTTATGACCAAGATAGACCGCTATTTTTAGCAGAGATAACGGTCTCTGCTATGAGTAGTTGCGTGTGTAAGTTACAAATTTAGCAAGTACACACCAAGCTGAAAATCCGAGAGGATTTTCAGAAGTAGGCGAGAACAAGCAATTACTTATAGCCATTGTTAGCATTAGTTTTCTATTTTTTCTACATAGTTATTACTTATCCAACCTCTTAATTTTTGTCCTTTAAATTCATAGTCAATAGGGTTATTACATAATTCGTGATTTAAAGATTCACTTTCTATTTCAACAAATAGCCAAATCCGAGTTTCTTTAATTATTTCCGATAATACTTTAACAGTACTATTTTCTTTTAATTTTCCAATAATGTTAGTATTTGGTTCACAAGAAAACATTGACTCATTTTCATCATATTCTCTAATATTAGGTGAAAACCTAACATTGTAATTGTTATTTAAAATCTTAACATTATAGATTGTAGAAAGATAAGTTTCGGGTTTTAAAAGTTCATAGCTTTCATTAAAAAGAACATAATTTTCTTTAGTAATTAATTTGTCAGATTGAAAATTGAAAACTCTATTAGAGATAAATGGACTTTCTCCACAACAGTGGCTTTGTTTTATTATTAAATTTTTATTTATTCCATTGTGTAGATAATAGTTATAGCAAAATTCAGAGATTACTTTTTCTAATTTTTGATTTACATTTAAATAAATCTCAATACATTTAGGTTCAGCACATTGGTACAAATAAATATAATCTATATCGTTATCATTGTCTAAGTCTATCTCAAGTTTTTTAAAATCAGACATACTGTTTGATTTAATATTTTTTTCTATTCTTTCAATTTGTGTTTTAAGTTGTTCTTGAGAAAAACTATTTGTACTGATGAAAAATAAGATGATTGGAATTATTATTCTCATTCTTGGTTGAAATTAATGCTAACGGCCCGACTATTAGTAGTTGCGTAAATATGCTACAAAATTAGCAAGTAAGTACCTATCTGAAAATTCCCGAGGATTTTAAGCAGATAGCGGGAAAAAGCAATTACTAATAGCCATTGTTAGGCACAGTTATTTATTCAGTTTCTTAAATCTTTCTACCAATAAAGGAAATCCTTTTTGAGTCCAAAAATCAGAATCGATACTCCCACTCGACATTCCTCCAAAACTAAAATGTTTAACAAAAAATGACTTACCTTTTGTGGGTATTTCATTTGTGTTCTCTTTAAATCCATCTATAAGAAACTCCTCAAACTGCTCTACATTCGTAACTGATGAATATTCAAATCTTGCCTTTAAATCCTTCCATAGATAAGGATCGCCTCTTAATCCATATTGCGATGGTTCATCAAAGAGTTCTTCAGTAATACCCTTAAATCCAAAATTACCTCGAAGTGGATATTTGTCTTCTAAATAGCTAAAAATATCTTTCCCTACTTCTCGCCCAAATGAAAATTCATTGTTGAAGTGTATTTCGTTTTGGAGTAAAGGCCATTTCCCATATTTATTTCTAATTTCATATACTATTTCTGCCCTAATAGAATTTATTTGGCTTTTATCCATCCCTGCAAAACTCCATACAAAACATTCTGCAATTTTAGTTTCTTTCCAATTATGTCCGTGATAACCATTTGTGCAATCAACTCTCAATCCTTGGGCTAATTTTGTATGTATTGGTTGAAGCGTAGCCCCAACATACAGGTAGAAATCATTGTTTTTTAGAAGATATACTTTCGAAGTTTTTGGCTCTTTGAATTCAGGCTCAAAATCATTTGGAAACAAAAGGTGTTTAAGATTCTTTACAAACCCTATTTTTCCTTCTTTCAGGCATAATTCAACTCTATCGTATTTATAAAATCCCCACATTCTGTTTTTCTCTAATTGTGCCTAACGGTTTGGCTAAGAAACGTGCGGATCTTAGAACACGGCACTGTCAACCGAGAACCAAGTTTATTTTGTATACTAAATTTCATTTTACCACTTCTGCCCGCATGTTTTCTTAGCCTTTGTTGGCGTGTCGTTTTTTATTTCCTTTCATCAATGTTATAGAATCAATAATTATGATCATTAAGTATATAGCTAAAATTATCCCACTGATTGGTAAAGTAAAAAGTATCAACCATGGTAGTGCCATCCAAGCACAGTTTCCTTCATGACACGGCTCTCCTGTTGAAATTTCTGTTAACAAACCACCAAAAAGTCTGATAATAGCTGGTTATAATCCACAAAAGACAATTATGGCTAACCATATAGGAAACCGTGTCAAATAGTGTTTTTTATTTTGAATGATTATCCCCAACCCTCTACGCTTTAAAATTGAACGTTATTGCTGTATCGAATGGCGTCAATTACCTGACTTTCCATTTTTTCAGTTCGTCCGACCCAAATTGTTTTTTTGTGTGAGGTGTAGTGCCATGTAAATACGTGAACGATAGAGTCCGTTAGGATTTCCTTTTTATTTAGAATTCCACTATCAAATTCGTTCAGGTTGTCATTTACGTTCACTTTGTACTGTCTGTTGGGGTCAGTCTGAAAATACTTTTTATGAGCATAGTCAAAATTCCGTCCGATTAGTTCATCTATCGTCTTAACGGGTTCGTTCCAAATGTCGAAATACCATGAGGCAGTCAGTCCGACAATGATTATTGATACTATGACTATGAGTTTCTTCATTTTAAATGCACTTTAAATGCAGGCCAACGGTTTGCATATGGCTTGTGGCGGTTTAAAATCACTTTCCTGTCCCCGAAACCAAAGCTGGCTTTGGAGCGAAAACCTTGCTGGTAGCCGTTCACTCGCCATAAGCTATATGCTGTGATGGGCATAGTTTTTTATTTTTTTCCTTTCTTCATTATCGAGTCACAGAAGTTTTTAGTCCTTTGTCTTCCTGGCTTAAAAGAGTTCGCAATGTCAACAAAATAGTCTTCTACAAACGTCTTGTACACCCAATTATCATTCTCGGTTAATTTGTCACTTAGCTTTTTATTGTCAGGGTCAAGTACACCATGCCACTGGTCTCCAATTTTTTCGTTTTCGTAATTGTCTCTCGAAAACTGAATGCAGTTTTTAAGTTTTTTCTTTTTGTCGTTGTCAGGTGCATAAGAGACAAGAAAGCTATTAACAGTGTCAAATAGTTTGTTTCTGTAAAGGTAACACCAACCTTCAGCTTCGAAAATTTCAGCGTAGAGGAGATAAATTACAAGTAAGACTCCTTCTTCTAATTCGTCTCTGTCGTGCTGTCCGATTTCTCCTTTTAGTTTTAAAAACTCCCAATAATTCCTATTTAAGTGGCCACCGAATGAAAGTTGACTGGCATAGAGGTAGCTGTAGTTTGTCAATTCGTGTTTTATAAACCTAATATCCTTTAGAACAAGCTCTACTTCGTTGTAGTCAGTTTCTTTTTTTGAGCCATCAGGAAATTCAATCCATAGCGAAGACTTGTCCGCTAAAAACTTGTCTTGAATTCTGCGATTAATTTCCATTTTTTCCAATTATGCCCAACGGTGTGTATATGGTGCGCTGGGAATTTTATCCTTCCGAAGCTCGCGGCATGATCCAAGCCCAAGTTTTGAATCTGTTTTATTTGCTCTGCTAAACCGATTCAAAACTTGGGCGATGGTTGATTTGGATTTGAGGTTTCATCACCCACAGAAACCCCTGTGCGCTATATATAGTGTTGTTCCTTGTCTTTTCGTCTTCCTGTAAGACTATGATTTTGTTATATCGATTTTCGTTATTGCATCTTTCAACAACATTACAACTCGCTATTCATTTCACCAAATCAATTACCAAACGGCTGTGTTTTCAATCTATTTTGATTTTGTCCGTTAACTAATGCCAATGATTAACTCCCCTTCTATATTCTTGACCAAAATCCCTGTTGTAGTCGAGGCAATTTTAGTTATTGATACGTCCGAGACATTTGAGTTTGCTCCTCTTCTATCAATCAAGTTTTCCATTACTGTTTCTCCTAAGCATTCTTACCGTTGGATCGCTATTTGATATTTGCGATGATTGAAATTTTGGTAGCCACGTTTCGTTCTGATTGTTGAAATCTGATGACCGACGTGGATTGGGAACAACGGTTGGGCTATGAGTAGTTGCGTGGTTTAGCACTAAACTTTGCAAGTACACACCAAACTGAAAATTCGCGAGGATTTTCAGAAGTGGGCGAAAACAAGCAATTACTTATAGCCATTGTTATGCTTTGTTATTTATTTTCTTCGATTATCGTTTCTGCATTTTTATTTTTTGGGTTTAACTCTAAAGACTTTTCATATGCATTTATGCCTTCTTCTTTCTTTCCAAGAACTAAAAGACATTCGCCTAAACTATCCCAAGTATTAAATCCATCAGGATACAATTCTGTGTTAAGATTGAAGATTTTTAATGCGTCCTCATTTCTATTTTGTCTCATTAAGCTATAACCAAAACTATTAATTGCTCGTTCCGAAATATCGAATTCGGGGTCTTCTTTATTTTCCAAGTTAATGGTTTCAATTACTTCATCTATGGATTTTTTTTGAGCAAACAATTCAGATAGTTTTTTTCTGTTCATTTGTTTAACTTTCTCTCTTTGTTCGGCCAGAGTTTCAACGCCATACTCTATTCGCTCGGCATCGGAAACCTTGGTCGTGTCCATTTTTCCAAGTTGCCAAGGCTCTTCTTTTCCTAGTCTTTGATATTGAGTTCCATAAATTTGGGGCTCGTCCTTACTCAATAAATATCTATCAATGGCGGCCGCCAAAAGCCATTTATTTGCGGTAGAATCCAATTCAATGGATTTACGCATTAGTTTGACCGCCATTCCATAGGCCGTAGAATCTCCTCCGTGTTGAAAAATCATCGC from Persicobacter psychrovividus encodes the following:
- a CDS encoding transposase → MEQSDDVVTISVDEKTGIQAKQNIKITTAKSGQVKRVDPEYKRNGTTCLIAGMNIMDGEVTKYQLGQTRNEEDFCKFIESIIDKYPNKKIVFVADQLNTHKSESLVKLIADKINYDSDLGKKGRCGILKTMKSRMEFLEDKDHKIRFQYTPKHCSWLNQIENWFGRLQKHVIRNGQFNSVANLERKITNYIEYYNERWKKPIEWCFGGF
- a CDS encoding helix-turn-helix domain-containing protein — translated: MGRKTSIVIDLTEREKTLLFKIIGSGKTPSNIRRRASFVYLFHQGLSFKEICKTEKADPNTVKRWLNKWEAINELDETQNKIGDAEFIRLIHERLTDSKRSGRKPRLTVEEKIRVQTLSCEDPQDYDVPITEWSHESLSEQAKKMGIEISSSHVGRLLKKRIKSS
- a CDS encoding DUF7674 family protein → MNVIEPKYKYKEIEKVFKKLISGNAELTEHFMKEVDLSDYNQEDNIPYVDIGSISRFVVEKKLDNQTSDFDLLFENIEDVYINVDKDVRNFIVVGLFEGIQNIGGEKIEYHHSFNEWLKTETQKAWNEIIDYWEGTDWRIPTA
- a CDS encoding tetratricopeptide repeat protein; protein product: MTKQIIFIILTFLSINVFGQTAGELNEQSKKLIEQQKFEEAIPILKKSAELGNAEAQYNLGYCYRAGAGIEQNTEKGIEWFAKSAEQGFNDGLYQMMMAYGNGDGVEQDYKKAFEFGLKCAENGDGTCMWNVINCYYSGMGVEKNMEKMLEWATLLGKLENPENLTKSGNITSVRLQLAQMYRDGGELEKDLFKSYQWFLIFNEFKKDFSYIKQQQIVKEIQELEKKLTSDQKANGQKETEKLLGRPLKNMENLYKAEL
- a CDS encoding tetratricopeptide repeat protein: MKNALLILLIFGLVSCKINKENSETVIEEPIEDNTELIEIYRNDQADRQTDSIDWSVVSKRDSLRELRIYQLLDSNKVRTSKDYHNAAMIFQHGGDSTAYGMAVKLMRKSIELDSTANKWLLAAAIDRYLLSKDEPQIYGTQYQRLGKEEPWQLGKMDTTKVSDAERIEYGVETLAEQREKVKQMNRKKLSELFAQKKSIDEVIETINLENKEDPEFDISERAINSFGYSLMRQNRNEDALKIFNLNTELYPDGFNTWDSLGECLLVLGKKEEGINAYEKSLELNPKNKNAETIIEENK